In the genome of Croceimicrobium hydrocarbonivorans, one region contains:
- a CDS encoding alpha/beta hydrolase, with protein MEIGSPKIYLISGLGADERVFKRLKLDFPSIPIPWIAPQKKEGLSDYAKRLSETIDPSEPFILIGLSLGGMIAVEMNRYLKPLATISISSIVCSEDLPGYFRILLRSGLVPYLPNWGFQHFPSSIMAFIFGSSEQKLLRAIIREGDPAFIKWALEALGKWENQMIPKRLVQIHGKQDRVLAFKQRSQAPKLLNGGHLIVYDQANAVSDCIRQSLTELLALKRV; from the coding sequence ATGGAAATTGGCTCACCAAAAATCTATTTAATCAGTGGCTTGGGAGCCGATGAAAGAGTGTTCAAACGCTTGAAGCTGGATTTCCCTTCTATCCCCATTCCCTGGATTGCACCTCAAAAAAAAGAAGGTCTTAGCGATTATGCCAAACGTCTGTCGGAGACCATTGATCCCAGTGAACCCTTCATTCTAATCGGCCTAAGCTTGGGAGGCATGATTGCCGTTGAGATGAATCGATATCTTAAACCTCTTGCCACCATCTCCATTTCATCAATAGTTTGCAGTGAAGATTTGCCAGGTTATTTCCGAATATTGCTCCGTTCGGGCCTGGTTCCCTATTTACCTAATTGGGGTTTTCAGCATTTCCCTTCCTCTATCATGGCCTTCATTTTTGGGAGTTCGGAGCAGAAACTCTTGCGAGCGATCATAAGAGAAGGTGATCCGGCCTTTATTAAATGGGCTCTGGAAGCACTTGGCAAATGGGAAAACCAAATGATTCCGAAAAGGCTCGTTCAAATTCACGGAAAGCAAGATCGGGTGCTGGCCTTTAAGCAAAGAAGCCAAGCACCCAAACTGCTTAATGGTGGTCATTTAATTGTGTACGACCAGGCGAATGCGGTAAGTGATTGTATAAGACAATCGTTAACTGAATTGTTAGCCCTAAAAAGGGTTTAA